From the genome of bacterium:
AGTATTGCAATAGAAGAAAAAAGAAGTGCCGCAGCACCATATTCTTTGGGAACAATATAGTTTGTATGGATTGGAAGCAGCAGAAAACCTATCGCACGGCTTAAAATATGTCCTATACCGTAAACAGCCGAATGTTTTGTCAGTCTCTTGATACTTGAAAGCATATAAAGTCCGGAACTCCTTAATGATTTCTCAATGCTCTATGTGCAATATCTTTTCTGTAATACGCACCGTCAAATGTAATTCTGCCTACATATTTATAAGCTTTTTTAACTGCTGCTTCAATACTGTTATCAACTGCAGTGACACTTATTACTCTGCCTCCTGAAGTTAAAAGGTCTTTTCCTTTTAAAGTTGTTCCTGCATGAAAAACCATTACATCCTGCGTGTCAATATCATACCCGTATATCAATTTACCTTTTTCGTATGTGCCCGGATATCCCCCTGATGCTATTACAACATTTACAGCAGATTTATTCTTTAACTTTAGATTATAACTGTCAAGATTCCCGTTAACAGAAGCAAGCAGGAGTTCCGTAATATCGCTTTCAATTAACGGGATAACAGCCTGTGTTTCAGGGTCGCCGAATCTGCAGTTATACTCCAGAACTTTAGGGCCTTCTGATGTTATCATAAGTCCCGCATAAATAACACCCTTATACGGCCTGTTTCTTGCTTCCATAGCCCACAATGTGGGATATAGAATTTTCTCCTTTACTACATCAAGTAATTTATCTGAAATTACAGGAGCAGGAGCATAAGCACCCATCCCTCCTGTATTAGGCCCCTTATCTCCTTCAAAGATTGCTTTATGATCCTGTGCAGGAGGAAGAATTACTATTTTTTCACCATCTGTAACTGCAAGCACAGATACTTCCTGTCCTGTAAGGAATTCCTCAATAATTAAACGGGAACCTGCCGCACCGAATTTTTTCTGCCGCATTATTGATCTA
Proteins encoded in this window:
- the purD gene encoding phosphoribosylamine--glycine ligase, translating into MKVLVVGSGGREHALIWKILQSKNVEKVYCAPGNGGIKSVAECVDISVTDIKGLANFAKRKRIDLTVVGPEIPLSLGIVDVFRERKLPVFGPDQKAAEIESSKVFAKDLMQTYNIPCAESEVFMDADKAEKYINEHEAPFVLKADGLAAGKGVIICSSRGEAFEGIRSIMRQKKFGAAGSRLIIEEFLTGQEVSVLAVTDGEKIVILPPAQDHKAIFEGDKGPNTGGMGAYAPAPVISDKLLDVVKEKILYPTLWAMEARNRPYKGVIYAGLMITSEGPKVLEYNCRFGDPETQAVIPLIESDITELLLASVNGNLDSYNLKLKNKSAVNVVIASGGYPGTYEKGKLIYGYDIDTQDVMVFHAGTTLKGKDLLTSGGRVISVTAVDNSIEAAVKKAYKYVGRITFDGAYYRKDIAHRALRNH